A single Euwallacea similis isolate ESF13 chromosome 1, ESF131.1, whole genome shotgun sequence DNA region contains:
- the Mhc gene encoding myosin heavy chain, muscle isoform X16, giving the protein MPKPPANQEDEDPTPYLFVSLEQKRIDQTKPYDAKKSCWVPDEKEGFVLGEIRGTKGDLVTVGVPGGEEKNFKKEQVSQVNPPKYEKCEDMSNLTYLNDASVLHNLKQRYYAKLIYTYSGLFCVAINPYKRFPVYTNRCAKLYRGKRRNEVPPHIFAISDGAYVNMLTNHENQSMLITGESGAGKTENTKKVIAYFATVGASTKKPTEEQQKKGTLEDQVVQTNPVLEAFGNAKTVRNDNSSRFGKFIRIHFGPTGKLAGADIETYLLEKARVISQQSLERSYHIFYQIMSGAVSGLKDMCFLSNDIYDYNSVSQGKITINGVDDGEEIGLTDQAFDILGFTQEEKNDIYKITASVMHMGTLKFKQRGREEQAEADGTEEGEKVAKLLGVEAQALYTALVKPRIKVGNEFVTQGRNVNQVAYSVGAMSKAMFDRLFKYLVKKCNETLDTKQKRQHFIGVLDIAGFEIFDFNSFEQLCINFTNEKLQQFFNHHMFVLEQEEYQREGIEWAFIDFGMDLAACIELIEKPMGILSILEEESMFPKATDQTFVEKLNTNHLGKSPNFQKPKPPKPGQQAAHFTLGHYAGNVPYNITGWLEKNKDPLNDTVVDLFKKGSNKLLVEIFADHPGQSGGGDAKGGRGKKGGGFATVSSAYKEQLNNLMSTLRATQPHFVRCIIPNELKQPGLIDSHLVMHQLTCNGVLEGIRICRKGFPNRMVYPDFKLRYKILNPTEASKESDPKKCAEVILSATGLDADLYRLGHTKVFFRAGVLGQMEELRDERLGKIVTWMQSWVRGYLSRKEFKKLQEQRLALQVCQRNLRKYLKLRTWPWYKLWQRVKPLLNVTRIEDEIAKLEEKAAKAQEAYEREAKAKKELEGLYAKLLTEKTDLLATLEGEKGTLSETTERANKLQAQKSDLESQLSETQDRLSQEEDARNQLMQQKKKLEQEISGYKKDIEDLELNLQKSEQDKATKDHQIRNLNDEIAHQDELINKLNKEKKIGGENNQKISEELQAAEDKVNHLNKVKAKLEQTLDELEDSLEREKKLRGDVEKSKRKVEGDLKLTQEAVADLERNKKELEQTIQRKDKEISSLTAKLEDEQSVVGKTQKQIKELQARIEELEEEVEAERQARAKAEKQRADLARELEELGERLEEAGGATSAQIELNKKREAELAKLRRDLEEANIQHEGTLANLRKKHNDAVSEMGEQIDQLNKLKAKAEKEKAQYFGELNDLRASVDHLANEKAAIEKVSKQLGQQLNDVQGKLDETNRTLNDFDAAKKKLSIENSDLLRQLEEAESQVSQLSKIKVSLTTQLEDTKRLADEESRERATLLGKFRNLEHDLDNIREQVEEEAEAKADIQRQLSKANADAQLWRQKYESEGVARSEELEEAKRKLQARLAEAEETIESLNQKVVALEKTKQRLATEVEDLQLEVDRANAIANAAEKKQKAFDKIIGEWKLKVDDLAAELDASQKECRNYSTELFRLKGAYEEGQEQLEAVRRENKNLADEVKDLLDQIGEGGRNIHEIEKARKRLEAEKDELQAALEEAEAALEQEENKVLRSQLELSQVRQEIDRRIQEKEEEFENTRKNHQRALDSMQASLEAEAKGKAEALRMKKKLEADINELEIALDHANKANAEAQKTIKRYQQQLKDTQQALEEEQRARDEAREQLGISERRANALQNELEESRTLLEQADRARRQAEQELGDAHEQLNDLAAQNASMSAAKRKLETELQTLHSDLDELLNEAKNSEEKAKKAMVDAARLADELRAEQDHAQTQEKLRKALETQIKDLQVRLDEAEANALKGGKKAIAKLEQRVRELENELDGEQRRHADAQKNLRKSERRIKELSFQAEEDRKNHERMQDLVDKLQQKIKTYKRQIEEAEEIAALNLAKFRKAQQELEEAEERADLAEQAIAKFRAKGRAGSSARGQSPAPRQRPQLGDGGLFPPRFDLAPESEF; this is encoded by the exons ATGCCGAAGCCACCAGCGAACCAGGAGGATGAAGATCCCACCCCATACCTCTTCGTCTCCTTGGAACAGAAACGTATAGATCAGACCAAGCCCTACGATGCCAAAAAATCTTGCTGGGTCCCGGACGAGAAGGAGGGTTTCGTGCTGGGTGAAATCAGGGGCACCAAAGGTGACCTGGTTACGGTTGGCGTCCCCGGAGGAGAG GAAAAGAACTTCAAGAAAGAGCAGGTCTCCCAAGTAAACCCTCCCAAGTACGAAAAATGCGAGGATATGTCCAATTTGACATATCTCAATGACGCTTCCGTATTGCACAACTTGAAACAACGTTATTATGCCAAGCTTATTTAC ACATACTCTGGACTCTTCTGTGTCGCCATTAACCCTTACAAGCGCTTCCCTGTATACACCAACCGTTGCGCCAAGCTGTACCGTGGTAAGAGGCGTAATGAGGTGCCACCCCATATCTTTGCCATTTCTGACGGTGCCTACGTGAACATGTTGACCA ACCACGAGAATCAATCTATGTTGATTAC TGGTGAATCTGGTGCcggaaaaactgaaaacacGAAGAAGGTAATTGCCTACTTCGCCACCGTCGGTGCCTCCACCAAGAAACCAACCGAAGAGCAGCAGAAGAAGGGAACTCTGGAAGATCAAGTCGTCCAGACCAACCCCGTACTTGAAGCCTTCGGTAACGCCAAGACCGTGCGTAACGACAACTCTTCCCGTTTC GGTAAATTCATTCGTATCCACTTCGGCCCCACTGGAAAACTGGCTGGTGCTGATATCGAAACTT ATCTGCTGGAGAAGGCTCGTGTCATCTCCCAACAGTCCCTGGAGCGTTCTTACCACATTTTCTACCAGATCATGTCTGGAGCTGTTTCGGGACTTAAGG ACATGTGCTTTTTGTCCAACGATATCTATGACTATAACAGCGTTTCTCAGGGTAAAATTACCATTAACGGGGTAGACGACGGTGAAGAAATTGGTTTAACTGAC CAAGCTTTCGACATTTTGGGTTTCACCCAAGAGGAGAAGAACGATATTTACAAGATCACCGCTTCCGTCATGCACATGGGCACTCTGAAGTTCAAGCAGAGGGGTCGTGAAGAACAGGCTGAAGCCGATGGCACTGAG GAAGGTGAAAAGGTGGCCAAACTGTTGGGCGTCGAAGCCCAAGCCTTGTACACTGCCCTGGTCAAGCCCAGGATCAAGGTCGGTAACGAGTTCGTGACCCAGGGTAGGAACGTCAACCAAGTAGCCTACTCCGTGGGTGCTATGTCCAAAGCCATGTTTGACAGGCTGTTCAAGTACCTGGTGAAGAAATGTAACGAGACTCTGGACACCAAGCAAAAGAGACAGCACTTCATTGGTGTACTGGATATCGCCGGCTTTGAAATCTTCGAC TTCAACAGCTTTGAGCAACTTTGCATCAACTTTACCAATGAAAAGTTACAACAATTCTTTAACCATCACATGTTCGTACTCGAACAAGAAGAATACCAACGGGAAGGTATCGAATGGGCTTTCATTGATTTTGGTATGGACTTGGCTGCCTGTATCGAACTTATAGAGAAG CCTATGGGCATCTTGTCCATTCTTGAAGAAGAATCTATGTTCCCCAAAGCCACCGATCAGACCTTCGTTGAGAAACTGAACACCAACCATTTGGGCAAGTCTCCCAACTTCCAGAAGCCCAAACCACCAAAGCCCGGCCAACAAGCCGCCCACTTCACCTTGGGCCATTACGCCGGTAAT GTACCATACAACATCACCGGTTGGTTGGAAAAGAACAAGGACCCTCTGAACGACACGGTTGTCGACTTATTCAAGAAGGGTAGCAACAAGCTTTTGGTGGAAATCTTCGCTGACCATCCTGGACAGTCCGGTGGCGGCGATGCCAAAG GTGGTCGTGGAAAGAAGGGTGGTGGCTTCGCCACTGTATCCTCAGCCTACAAG GAACAATTGAACAACTTGATGTCCACCTTGAGGGCCACCCAACCTCACTTCGTCCGTTGTATCATTCCCAATGAATTGAAGCAACCTGGACTCATCGACTCTCACTTGGTCATGCACCAGCTGACCTGTAACGGTGTACTTGAAGGTATCCGTATCTGCAGGAAAGGTTTCCCCAACAGGATGGTCTACCCTGACTTTAAGCTCCG TTATAAAATCTTGAACCCCACTGAAGCATCCAAAGAAAGCGACCCCAAGAAGTGCGCTGAAGTCATTTTGTCCGCCACCGGCCTTGATGCCGATTTGTACCGTCTCGGTCACACCAAG GTGTTCTTCCGTGCCGGTGTCCTGGGTCAGATGGAAGAATTGCGTGACGAGCGTCTCGGCAAAATCGTCACCTGGATGCAATCCTGGGTTAGAGGTTACCTCTCCAGGAAGGAATTCAAGAAACTGCAGGAGCAACGTTTGGCCCTCCAAGTGTGCCAGAGGAACTTGAGGAAATACCTCAAGCTCAGGACCTGGCCATGGTACAAATTGTGGCAGAGAGTCAAGCCCCTCCTCAACGTCACCCGCATCGAAGATGAAATCGCT AAACTGGAAGAGAAGGCTGCCAAGGCCCAGGAAGCCTACGAACGCGAAGCCAAGGCCAAGAAGGAGTTGGAAGGGCTCTATGCCAAGTTGCTGACCGAAAAGACCGACCTTTTGGCCACCCTTGAGGGCGAGAAAGGTACTCTGTCGGAAACCACTGAAAGGGCCAACAAACTGCAGGCCCAGAAGAGCGATCTCGAGTCTCAACTGTCG GAAACCCAAGACCGTCTCAGCCAAGAGGAAGACGCCCGTAACCAGCTGATGCAGCAGAAGAAGAAATTGGAACAGGAGATCTCCGGCTACAAAAAGGACATCGAGGACTTGGAACTGAACCTGCAGAAATCCGAGCAGGACAAGGCCACCAAAGACCACCAGATCAGGAACTTGAACGACGAGATCGCCCACCAGGACGAACTCATCAACAAGCTCAACAAAGAGAAGAAGATTGGAGGCGAGAACAACCAGAAGATCTCCGAGGAACTCCAGGCTGCCGAAGACAAGGTCAACCACTTGAACAAAGTTAAGGCTAAGTTGGAGCAAACCCTGGATGAGTTGGAAGACTCTCTGGAGCGCGAGAAGAAGTTGCGCGGAGATGTGGAAAAATCCAAGAGGAAGGTTGAGGGCGACTTGAAACTCACCCAGGAAGCCGTGGCTGACTTGGAAAGGAACAAGAAAGAACTGGAACAGACCATCCAACGCAAGGACAAGGAAATCTCCTCTCTGACCGCCAAACTCGAAGACGAACAATCCGTTGTAGGAAAGACCCAGAAACAGATTAAGGAATTGCAGGCCCGCATCGAGGAACTGGAAGAGGAAGTTGAGGCTGAGAGACAAGCTCGCGCCAAAGCTGAGAAACAACGCGCTGACCTGGCTCGCGAACTGGAAGAACTGGGAGAGCGTCTGGAAGAAGCTGGTGGAGCCACTTCTGCTCAGATTGAGCTAAACAAGAAAAGGGAAGCTGAGCTCGCCAAGCTGCGTCGCGACTTGGAAGAGGCCAACATCCAACACGAGGGAACTTTGGCCAACTTGCGTAAGAAGCACAACGATGCCGTATCCGAAATGGGTGAACAAATCGACCAGCTGAACAAGCTCAAAGCCAA GGCTGAGAAAGAAAAGGCTCAGTACTTCGGCGAACTTAACGACCTCCGCGCCTCTGTCGACCACTTGGCTAACGAAAAG GCCGCCATTGAAAAGGTATCCAAACAACTAGGACAGCAGCTCAACGATGTCCAAGGCAAGCTCGACGAGACCAACCGCACCCTCAACGACTTCGACGCCGCGAAGAAGAAGCTTTCCATCGAGAACTCCGACTTGCTCAGGCAGTTGGAAGAGGCCGAGTCTCAAGTCTCTCAACTCAGCAAGATCAAGGTGTCCCTGACCACTCAATTGGAAGACACCAAGAGGTTGGCCGATGAAGAAAGCCGCGAACGCGCCACTTTATTGGGCAAATTCCGCAACTTGGAACACGACTTGGACAATATCCGCGAACAAGTTGAGGAAGAGGCCGAAGCCAAGGCTGACATTCAACGCCAGCTCAGCAAGGCTAACGCTGACGCTCAACTCTGGCGTCAGAAATACGAATCTGAGGGTGTAGCCCGCTCTGAGGAGCTTGAAGAGGCCAAGAGAAAGCTCCAGGCTCGTCTCGCTGAAGCTGAGGAAACCATCGAATCTCTTAACCAGAAAGTGGTAGCTCTCGAGAAGACCAAACAACGTCTGGCTACTGAAGTCGAGGACCTACAACTTGAAGTAGACCGTGCTAATGCCATCGCTAATGCCGCTGAAAAGAAACAGAAGGCTTTCGACAAGATCATCGGAGAGTGGAAACTCAAAGTTGATGACTTGGCTGCTGAATTGGATGCTAGTCAAAAGGAATGCCGCAACTACTCCACTGAGTTGTTCAGACTCAAGGGAGCTTACGAGGAAGGACAAGAGCAACTGGAAGCCGTCCGTCGTGAGAACAAAAACCTCGCTGATGAGGTCAAGGACCTCTTGGACCAAATCGGCGAAGGTGGCCGCAACATTCATGAAATCGAAAAGGCCAGGAAGCGCTTGGAAGCTGAGAAAGACGAGCTTCAAGCCGCCCTCGAGGAAGCTGAAGCCGCTCTCGAACAGGAAGAGAACAAGGTTCTCAGGAGCCAGTTGGAGCTGTCTCAAGTGCGCCAAGAAATCGACAGGCGCATCCAGGAGAAAGAGGAGGAATTCGAAAACACCAGGAAGAACCACCAACGCGCTTTGGACTCCATGCAAGCCTCCCTTGAGGCTGAGGCCAAGGGCAAAGCTGAGGCTCTTCGCATGAAGAAGAAGTTGGAAGCTGACATCAACGAATTGGAAATTGCTTTGGACCACGCTAACAAG GCTAACGCCGAGGCCCAGAAGACCATCAAACGCTACCAACAACAGCTCAAGGATACTCAACAAGCCCTCGAAGAGGAACAGCGCGCCCGCGATGAGGCCCGCGAACAATTGGGCATCTCTGAACGTCGCGCCAACGCCCTCCAGAATGAACTGGAAGAATCGCGCACCCTCCTGGAACAAGCCGACCGTGCCCGTCGCCAAGCCGAACAAGAACTGGGAGACGCCCACGAACAGCTCAACGACCTGGCCGCCCAAAATGCCTCCATGTCCGCTGCCAAGAGGAAATTGGAGACCGAGCTGCAGACCCTGCATTCCGACCTTGACGAGCTCCTAAACGAGGCCAAGAACTCCGAAGAGAAGGCCAAGAAAGCCATGGTAGATGCTGCCCGTCTCGCTGACGAATTGCGTGCTGAACAGGACCACGCCCAGACCCAAGAGAAACTGCGCAAGGCCCTCGAAACCCAAATCAAAGACTTGCAAGTGCGTCTTGATGAGGCCGAAGCTAACGCCCTCAAGGGAGGCAAGAAGGCCATTGCCAAGCTCGAACAGAGGGTAAGGGAACTGGAGAACGAGTTGGACGGTGAGCAGAGAAGACACGCCGACGCGCAAAAGAACTTGAGGAAATCAGAGCGTCGTATCAAGGAGTTGAGCTTCCAGGCTGAAGAAGACAGGAAGAACCACGAGCGCATGCAAGACCTGGTTGATAAGCTGCAACAGAAGATCAAGACCT